Proteins encoded together in one Undibacterium sp. CCC3.4 window:
- a CDS encoding type II toxin-antitoxin system ChpB family toxin: protein MVRRVKFERGDIVMVNLEPAVGREQKGEHRPALVLSTSVFNVMGVILIAPITQGGDFARHAGFAVPLSGSGTKTQGVALVNQVRMMDLEERGAKKIETAPDFVVDDALARLQAITD from the coding sequence ATGGTAAGGCGGGTTAAGTTTGAGCGCGGCGACATCGTGATGGTTAATTTGGAGCCAGCAGTAGGCCGAGAACAGAAAGGCGAACACAGGCCAGCCTTGGTGCTCTCAACCTCCGTATTTAATGTGATGGGCGTAATTCTGATCGCACCTATCACGCAGGGTGGCGATTTTGCCCGACACGCTGGTTTTGCTGTGCCGCTGAGCGGTTCTGGCACTAAGACGCAAGGCGTGGCGTTGGTCAATCAAGTGCGCATGATGGATCTCGAAGAACGCGGTGCAAAGAAGATTGAAACTGCACCCGATTTTGTTGTTGACGATGCGCTTGCACGTTTGCAAGCGATTACAGATTAA
- a CDS encoding DNA adenine methylase: MHTMLPRQRWNCIRHLVRKAFINSDAMPGTHLKWALSSRQIFKWLQITPEETLTDIQRAARFFYLQKMTFGGKVDGQSFGTATTCPPKLNLLRLEEDLSAAHLRLSRTYIENLDWADCIKKYDRAHTLIYCDPPYWGTEGYGVEFGLQHYQRMAELAKTIQSRMIITVNDIPEMRQIFDGLIMERVDIHYTVGGANRSKEKKGELIIRNG; the protein is encoded by the coding sequence ATGCACACCATGTTGCCGCGTCAGCGCTGGAATTGCATCCGGCACTTGGTTAGAAAGGCGTTTATCAACTCGGACGCGATGCCCGGTACCCATTTGAAGTGGGCGCTGAGCTCGCGTCAAATTTTCAAATGGTTACAGATCACGCCAGAAGAAACCTTGACCGACATTCAGCGCGCGGCGCGGTTTTTCTATTTGCAAAAGATGACTTTCGGCGGCAAAGTGGATGGCCAGAGCTTCGGCACCGCCACCACCTGCCCACCCAAGCTGAACCTGTTGCGTCTGGAAGAAGACCTGTCGGCCGCGCACTTACGCTTGAGCCGCACCTATATCGAAAACCTCGATTGGGCAGACTGCATCAAAAAATACGACCGCGCCCACACCTTGATCTATTGCGATCCACCCTACTGGGGTACCGAAGGCTATGGTGTCGAATTCGGCTTGCAGCATTACCAGCGCATGGCCGAGCTGGCCAAGACCATCCAAAGTCGCATGATCATCACGGTCAACGACATCCCGGAAATGCGCCAGATATTCGACGGATTGATCATGGAACGCGTTGACATTCATTACACCGTAGGCGGTGCCAATCGTAGCAAGGAAAAGAAAGGAGAATTGATTATTCGTAATGGGTAG
- a CDS encoding phage baseplate assembly protein V — protein MVCMTADRSELLRLLLNLIRLGRIVECDYAQQRARVLVGKNLTDWRPWLTERAGDTQTWWAPSEGEQVLVLSPEGDFNQSVIVGAIYSDRGAAPSSNPAQHLSHYQDDASISYDWQSHTLSAVLPAGSHAFIKADQVTADAPETTCTGNLTVQKNLIVNGMSMLNAGMAVLPGATGDSARIEGRLTVSADVEVSGISLVAHRHGGIQAGGAQTGGPQ, from the coding sequence ATGGTGTGCATGACTGCCGACCGCTCTGAATTACTGCGTTTACTTCTCAATCTGATACGCTTAGGGCGTATCGTCGAGTGCGACTATGCACAACAGCGGGCCCGCGTCTTGGTTGGTAAAAATCTGACGGACTGGCGGCCATGGCTCACCGAGCGGGCCGGCGACACGCAAACCTGGTGGGCACCCTCAGAGGGTGAGCAAGTTCTTGTATTGTCACCGGAAGGCGATTTTAATCAGTCGGTGATTGTGGGGGCCATTTACTCTGACCGTGGCGCGGCACCTTCAAGCAATCCGGCGCAACATCTCAGCCATTATCAGGACGACGCCAGCATTTCCTATGACTGGCAATCCCATACCTTGAGCGCTGTTTTACCAGCGGGCAGCCATGCCTTCATCAAAGCCGACCAAGTTACCGCTGATGCGCCGGAAACGACCTGTACCGGTAATTTGACGGTGCAAAAAAATCTGATTGTCAACGGTATGAGCATGCTCAATGCCGGCATGGCGGTGTTACCAGGTGCCACTGGAGACAGCGCGCGGATTGAGGGGCGGCTGACGGTCAGCGCAGATGTGGAAGTCAGCGGCATCAGCTTGGTCGCTCACCGCCACGGCGGCATCCAAGCCGGCGGCGCGCAGACCGGAGGTCCGCAATGA
- a CDS encoding GPW/gp25 family protein: protein MSDMMSGMSRLSGAALSGLAHIQQSVADMLTTPIGSRVMRREYGSEVPELIDQPLNGATRLRLYAATAYALLRWEPRLTLSGLQLAYDLQGTAILTLQGSVAQQGVQLEVALTASTANAAGVDQRARRHE, encoded by the coding sequence ATGAGCGACATGATGAGTGGCATGAGCAGGCTCAGCGGTGCGGCCTTGTCGGGCTTGGCGCATATACAGCAATCGGTCGCCGATATGTTAACGACACCGATCGGTAGCCGGGTCATGCGGCGCGAGTATGGTTCGGAGGTGCCGGAGCTGATCGATCAGCCGCTCAATGGTGCCACCCGTTTGCGCTTGTATGCGGCCACGGCCTATGCTCTGCTGCGCTGGGAACCGCGCCTCACGCTGAGCGGTTTGCAACTGGCTTACGATTTGCAAGGAACTGCCATCCTGACGCTGCAAGGCAGCGTCGCGCAGCAGGGGGTGCAATTGGAGGTCGCACTGACTGCCAGCACAGCAAACGCGGCAGGCGTAGACCAAAGGGCGCGCCGTCATGAATAA
- a CDS encoding baseplate assembly protein → MNNSSIDLSKLPAPDFVQALSYESILADMLADFTHRAPDHTSALESDPAYKILEVAAYRELLLRHRINEDGRALLIAFATGADLDHLGVTYYNGEQRLQIRAADANVSPPLSQLMENDESYRRRLLLKDDSYSTAGSNKAYQFHALSSAGQVKDASVTSPHPGTTVISILSHEGNGLASLALLEQVRQRLNQDDVRPLSEEVIVQSAEIVEWALDADIYTYAGPDQNIVLRAAEDSFAAYLREQQLLQADITDSALSRALHVPGVFKVVRRSPVNDIVCSPTQAAWCTAVQLQIAGSKP, encoded by the coding sequence ATGAATAATTCAAGCATCGACTTATCCAAACTGCCGGCACCTGACTTTGTGCAAGCCTTGTCGTATGAAAGCATCCTGGCCGACATGCTGGCTGACTTCACGCACCGCGCGCCTGATCACACCAGTGCGCTGGAATCCGACCCCGCCTACAAAATTCTGGAAGTGGCCGCCTACCGCGAATTACTCCTCCGGCATCGTATCAACGAAGATGGCCGCGCCTTACTGATCGCCTTTGCCACGGGTGCTGACCTCGATCATCTCGGCGTCACTTATTACAACGGGGAACAGCGTTTGCAGATCCGTGCCGCTGATGCTAACGTGTCGCCGCCGCTGTCACAGTTAATGGAAAACGACGAGAGCTATCGGCGGCGTCTGTTACTCAAAGATGACAGCTATTCCACGGCTGGCAGTAATAAGGCCTACCAGTTTCATGCTTTATCGAGTGCCGGCCAAGTCAAAGATGCTTCAGTCACCAGCCCGCACCCTGGCACGACTGTGATCAGTATTTTGTCCCACGAAGGCAATGGCCTTGCCAGCCTAGCCTTACTTGAGCAGGTGCGGCAACGGCTCAACCAAGACGATGTGCGCCCGCTGTCGGAAGAAGTGATCGTGCAGAGTGCTGAGATCGTCGAGTGGGCCTTGGATGCAGACATCTATACCTATGCAGGACCTGATCAAAACATTGTGCTGCGTGCCGCCGAGGATAGCTTTGCCGCTTACCTGCGCGAGCAGCAACTGCTGCAAGCCGACATCACCGATTCCGCGCTCTCGCGCGCTTTGCATGTACCCGGGGTCTTTAAAGTCGTGCGTCGCAGTCCCGTCAACGATATTGTCTGCAGCCCGACCCAGGCTGCCTGGTGCACCGCCGTGCAATTGCAGATCGCCGGGAGCAAGCCATGA
- a CDS encoding phage tail protein I produces MTRSLLPPNASTLERALEQSSARLGDIPFRLRDNWQPERCPSNLLPWLAWAVGVEEWDSNWPESMQRDVIASARRIRQQKGTPAAVKRALLALGHPNAHLLERSDANKWATFKIILTRPVSIKQAELIKLRINQVKRNCCHLTALDFTCTPIKYNATIKYDGSYSHGMV; encoded by the coding sequence ATGACACGCAGCTTATTGCCCCCGAATGCCAGCACACTGGAACGCGCACTGGAACAAAGCAGCGCGCGCCTCGGCGACATCCCGTTTCGGCTACGCGATAACTGGCAGCCAGAGCGCTGCCCCAGCAATCTACTGCCCTGGTTAGCCTGGGCCGTGGGCGTCGAGGAATGGGATAGCAACTGGCCGGAATCGATGCAGCGCGATGTGATCGCCAGCGCGCGCCGTATACGCCAACAAAAAGGCACGCCGGCAGCGGTGAAACGGGCTTTGCTGGCACTCGGCCACCCGAACGCCCACTTGCTCGAGCGGAGTGACGCGAATAAATGGGCGACCTTCAAAATTATCCTGACGCGGCCGGTCAGTATTAAGCAAGCCGAGCTGATCAAGCTGCGTATCAACCAGGTGAAGCGCAACTGCTGTCACTTGACGGCACTCGATTTCACCTGTACCCCGATCAAATACAACGCCACCATCAAGTACGACGGTAGCTACAGCCATGGCATGGTGTGA
- a CDS encoding phage major tail tube protein: MGLPSKLKDFNLFNDGQSYMGQVPELTLPKLTRKMEEYRASGMSGPVMVDYGNEAITLEWTAAGLLIDALKQYGAHSHHAVQLRFAGAFQNDDTGEVSAMEVVVRGRHKEIDMGSAKHATDTAHKYSTSCSYYKLTVDGEVLIELDFMGGTEQIGGKDRQRSIRQAIGL; the protein is encoded by the coding sequence ATGGGCTTACCCAGCAAACTGAAAGACTTCAACTTGTTCAACGATGGCCAGTCATATATGGGCCAGGTGCCGGAACTGACGCTACCTAAGTTGACGCGCAAGATGGAAGAGTACCGCGCCAGCGGCATGAGTGGCCCGGTCATGGTTGATTACGGCAATGAAGCCATCACGCTCGAATGGACCGCCGCCGGTCTGCTGATCGATGCGCTCAAACAGTACGGTGCGCACAGCCACCATGCCGTGCAACTGCGCTTTGCCGGCGCATTTCAAAACGATGACACTGGCGAGGTATCGGCTATGGAAGTAGTGGTGCGTGGTCGGCACAAAGAAATCGATATGGGCAGCGCCAAGCATGCCACCGACACCGCGCATAAATACAGCACCAGCTGCAGCTATTACAAATTGACGGTCGATGGCGAGGTGCTGATCGAGCTCGATTTCATGGGGGGCACGGAACAAATCGGTGGCAAAGATCGTCAGCGCAGTATTCGCCAAGCCATTGGACTATAA
- a CDS encoding phage tail assembly protein — MNPTDKLSNDKPISVTLDEPIRRGDTLITEIALRKPKAGELRGVSLVDIANLDVIALQKILPRISQPSLTNHEVNHLELADLMALGAEVAYFLAKKADRNMVSPTA; from the coding sequence ATGAACCCAACAGACAAGCTCAGTAATGACAAGCCCATCAGTGTCACGCTCGATGAACCGATACGACGTGGCGACACGCTGATTACCGAAATCGCATTACGCAAACCCAAGGCCGGCGAATTACGTGGCGTCTCGCTGGTCGACATTGCCAATCTCGACGTCATCGCATTGCAAAAAATTTTACCGCGCATCAGTCAGCCCAGTCTGACCAACCACGAAGTCAACCATCTCGAACTGGCCGACCTGATGGCGCTCGGTGCGGAGGTGGCCTATTTTTTGGCGAAGAAGGCGGATCGGAACATGGTCTCCCCGACTGCGTAG
- a CDS encoding GpE family phage tail protein, which translates to MADIAVVFHWPPAALHALSLVELMDWRERARVRSCSDNAV; encoded by the coding sequence ATGGCCGATATCGCCGTCGTCTTTCACTGGCCGCCGGCCGCACTCCATGCCTTGTCGCTGGTGGAATTGATGGATTGGCGTGAACGCGCCCGGGTACGTTCGTGTAGTGACAATGCTGTTTAA
- a CDS encoding phage tail tape measure protein, whose amino-acid sequence MADLRLQVILSALDKVTAPLKAIRTAALPTSAALHATHVRLKELNEQQRTLDQFRTLHQGLRLSSTALHETQERVQQLARSIAASGQPSRAMTREFKAAVTAASRLKAEHAKQNQQLQWMRDRLSAAGISTNALSKTQIGLRQSIQTANAELTAQQKKLSALAAQQSRAATLRKQFSSTRESAGKLAMAGAGSVASGGGLLMSMRKILLPGIEFDAAMSRVQALSRSEKTAPEFIAMRQQARDLGAGTSFTATEAAEGQGYLAMAGFTPDQILQSMPGVLAVAKAGGADLARSADLSSDILTSFGLRADQMSRVGDVLTMTFTTANTNLDMLGETMKYIGPVAKAAGMSLEQAAAMAGLLGNVGIKSSQAGTTLRAMLLRLAAPTAATSKALKHLGVAAVDLHGNVRDIPNVLRDVARATDKMGSGKRLSFLKMIFGEEPAAGMAELIAQQGADGIGNYVRIIDASGGTAEKVAHVMANNLQGDLQTLTSAWENFGITASETIDGPLRDLTQRIREHINAVTTWAQQHPALTAMLLKTALVVGSLLVLLAGLALVSATLIVPMAALKLALGLLGLQGGLLSTVLVGLRTALRLLLSLLLGLGRALLMNPIGLAITAFALSALLIYTYWEPIKGFFNGLWNGITARFEQAKQSLRDLTTGIGNDLSNAVRNGFGIDLPTTFTEFGAGLMNGFVKGITGALSRVKTSITSAAESVIIWFKDKLGIRSPSRVFALFGDDTMQGLALGLSRSEAVPLRQVSGIAKRLAQIGADVTLGAALPGTITPALAFDTRAALAPAKAEGTLIQGDTITITINPAPGMDEAAIAKAVAKALEQRDRQKAARWRSRLADD is encoded by the coding sequence ATGGCCGACCTGCGATTACAAGTCATACTGAGCGCCCTCGATAAGGTAACGGCACCGCTGAAAGCCATCCGCACGGCAGCGCTGCCGACCTCTGCTGCCTTACACGCGACCCATGTGCGCTTGAAAGAGCTCAATGAGCAGCAGCGCACACTCGACCAATTTCGCACACTGCACCAAGGTCTGCGCCTATCATCCACCGCACTCCATGAAACGCAAGAGCGTGTACAACAATTGGCGCGTAGTATCGCCGCCAGCGGCCAACCCAGCCGTGCCATGACACGCGAATTCAAGGCCGCGGTCACGGCGGCAAGCCGACTCAAAGCCGAGCACGCAAAACAAAACCAGCAATTACAGTGGATGCGTGATCGCTTGTCGGCCGCCGGCATCAGTACCAATGCACTGAGTAAAACGCAAATCGGATTAAGGCAAAGTATCCAGACCGCCAATGCCGAACTGACAGCACAGCAAAAAAAACTCAGCGCCCTGGCTGCGCAGCAGTCCCGTGCCGCCACCTTACGCAAACAATTCAGCAGCACCCGAGAATCGGCCGGGAAGCTTGCCATGGCGGGTGCGGGCAGCGTCGCCAGCGGCGGCGGACTGTTGATGAGCATGCGCAAAATACTGTTGCCTGGAATCGAATTCGATGCCGCCATGTCGCGCGTTCAGGCACTCAGTCGCAGTGAGAAAACAGCACCGGAATTCATCGCCATGCGTCAACAAGCCCGCGATCTCGGTGCCGGTACCAGCTTTACCGCCACCGAGGCGGCCGAAGGTCAAGGCTACCTGGCTATGGCCGGCTTTACCCCAGATCAAATTTTGCAATCGATGCCGGGCGTGCTCGCTGTTGCCAAGGCCGGCGGTGCCGATCTGGCGCGCAGCGCTGATCTCTCCTCAGATATTTTGACCAGCTTCGGCTTGAGGGCCGATCAGATGAGCCGCGTCGGCGATGTCTTGACAATGACCTTTACGACCGCCAACACCAATCTGGACATGCTGGGCGAAACCATGAAATACATCGGCCCGGTCGCCAAAGCCGCTGGTATGTCGCTCGAGCAAGCTGCGGCCATGGCCGGCTTGCTCGGCAATGTAGGCATCAAGAGCAGCCAGGCCGGCACTACCTTGCGCGCCATGCTGCTGCGGCTGGCCGCGCCGACTGCCGCTACCAGCAAAGCGCTCAAACACCTCGGCGTCGCCGCCGTTGACCTGCACGGCAATGTACGCGACATCCCCAATGTGCTGCGCGATGTCGCCCGCGCCACAGACAAAATGGGCAGCGGCAAACGACTGAGCTTCTTGAAAATGATCTTCGGCGAAGAACCGGCCGCCGGCATGGCTGAACTGATTGCCCAGCAAGGTGCCGATGGCATTGGCAACTATGTCCGCATTATCGACGCCTCGGGCGGCACCGCAGAAAAAGTCGCGCACGTCATGGCAAACAATTTACAAGGCGATTTACAAACCCTGACCTCTGCCTGGGAAAATTTCGGCATTACCGCTTCCGAGACCATCGACGGTCCCCTGCGCGACCTGACCCAGCGCATCAGAGAGCACATCAACGCGGTAACAACTTGGGCGCAGCAGCATCCCGCGCTCACCGCTATGCTGCTGAAAACGGCACTGGTCGTCGGCAGCCTGTTAGTACTCCTGGCCGGCCTGGCACTGGTGAGCGCAACGCTGATCGTTCCCATGGCGGCACTCAAACTCGCGCTGGGTCTGCTCGGCCTGCAAGGCGGCTTGCTCTCGACCGTGCTGGTCGGATTGCGTACCGCCTTGCGCCTGCTCCTGAGCTTGCTGCTTGGGCTAGGCCGCGCCTTACTCATGAACCCGATCGGTTTAGCAATCACAGCCTTCGCGCTGTCCGCCCTGTTGATCTATACCTACTGGGAACCGATCAAAGGATTTTTCAACGGCCTGTGGAACGGCATTACGGCACGCTTTGAACAAGCCAAGCAAAGCCTGCGCGACCTCACGACTGGCATCGGGAACGACCTCAGCAACGCCGTGCGCAACGGGTTCGGTATCGACCTCCCGACCACCTTTACCGAATTCGGTGCCGGCCTGATGAACGGTTTCGTCAAGGGCATCACCGGCGCGCTGAGCCGTGTCAAAACCAGCATCACCAGCGCAGCTGAGAGCGTGATCATCTGGTTTAAAGACAAACTCGGCATCCGCAGCCCCAGCCGCGTCTTTGCACTGTTCGGCGACGACACCATGCAAGGCTTGGCACTCGGTCTCAGTCGCAGCGAAGCTGTCCCCCTGCGCCAGGTCAGCGGTATCGCAAAACGCTTGGCACAGATTGGCGCTGACGTGACGCTCGGCGCGGCTCTGCCAGGCACGATCACTCCAGCGCTGGCCTTCGATACCCGCGCGGCGCTGGCCCCGGCAAAAGCCGAGGGCACGCTGATCCAGGGCGACACCATCACGATCACGATCAACCCCGCACCCGGCATGGACGAAGCTGCCATTGCCAAAGCCGTTGCCAAAGCCCTGGAACAACGCGACCGGCAAAAAGCGGCCCGCTGGCGCTCACGCCTGGCCGATGACTAA